A window of Clavibacter michiganensis contains these coding sequences:
- a CDS encoding dipeptide ABC transporter ATP-binding protein, translating to MMPGNVEDTLTGQVRLGTVVRVADLAISYAAGRTDVPVVRGVSFEIRAGRALGLVGESGSGKSTVARTLLAHLRRGSRIVGGAVEVAGDDVFALSPAATRELRGGTAAVVAQNAGQALTPSMRVGRQLREALESHGLPSEDERVEELIRLVRLPDPATIVRRYPHQLSGGQQQRIAIAMAVAARPRVLVLDEPTTALDVVTQAAVLTLIRDLARELGMAVLLVSHDLGVVSTMVDEIAVMRDGVIVEHRPTAELFASPEHPYTRELLAAIPGGPGAAGPAPASADDQVTPMVVADGLVVRYARGLPPAVSDVSFTIAPRETLAVVGESGSGKTTLATALAGLVPTESGTFRFQGDGVEGDLTSAVAGRSPALRRAVQLVFQNADTSLNPRRTVGAAIARPLKLFTGRASAERVGEILTEVGLSPDFAARLPNQLSGGQRQRVGIARALAAGPQLVIADEITTALDVRVQAEILDLLARLQRDKGLSCLFISHDLAVVRGVADRVAVMTGGRIVEIGPTERVFQGPNHPYTRQLLAATLEPGATELPRVEDVTATWRDAAGGGWRELGDGHRIRDWEDAR from the coding sequence ATGATGCCCGGCAACGTCGAGGACACCCTCACCGGCCAGGTGCGGCTCGGCACCGTCGTCCGCGTCGCCGACCTCGCCATCTCGTACGCGGCCGGTCGCACCGACGTGCCCGTCGTCCGCGGCGTGAGCTTCGAGATCCGCGCCGGGCGCGCGCTCGGGCTCGTCGGGGAGTCGGGCAGCGGCAAGTCCACGGTCGCGCGGACGCTGCTCGCGCACCTGCGCCGGGGATCCCGCATCGTGGGCGGAGCCGTCGAGGTCGCCGGCGACGACGTGTTCGCCCTCTCGCCCGCCGCGACGCGCGAGCTGCGCGGCGGCACCGCGGCGGTCGTCGCGCAGAACGCCGGCCAGGCGCTCACGCCGTCGATGCGCGTGGGCCGCCAGCTCCGCGAGGCGCTCGAGAGCCACGGGCTGCCGAGCGAGGACGAGCGGGTCGAGGAGCTGATCCGGCTCGTGCGCCTGCCCGACCCCGCGACCATCGTGCGGCGCTACCCGCACCAGCTGTCCGGCGGGCAGCAGCAGCGCATCGCGATCGCGATGGCCGTCGCCGCGCGCCCCCGCGTGCTCGTGCTCGACGAGCCGACGACCGCGCTCGACGTGGTGACGCAGGCGGCGGTGCTGACCCTGATCCGCGACCTCGCCCGCGAGCTCGGCATGGCGGTGCTGCTCGTCAGCCACGACCTCGGCGTCGTCTCGACGATGGTGGACGAGATCGCCGTGATGCGCGACGGCGTCATCGTGGAGCACCGGCCGACCGCCGAGCTGTTCGCGTCGCCCGAGCACCCGTACACGCGGGAGCTGCTGGCCGCGATCCCGGGCGGCCCCGGCGCCGCGGGCCCGGCCCCGGCCTCGGCTGACGACCAGGTGACCCCGATGGTCGTCGCCGACGGCCTCGTCGTCCGGTACGCGCGCGGTCTGCCGCCCGCGGTGTCCGACGTGTCGTTCACCATCGCGCCGCGCGAGACCCTCGCGGTGGTCGGCGAGTCCGGCAGCGGCAAGACCACGCTCGCGACCGCCCTCGCGGGGCTGGTGCCCACCGAGTCGGGCACGTTCCGCTTCCAGGGCGACGGGGTCGAGGGCGACCTGACCTCCGCGGTCGCGGGCCGGTCGCCCGCGCTCCGGCGCGCGGTGCAGCTCGTGTTCCAGAACGCGGACACCTCGCTCAACCCGCGGCGGACCGTCGGCGCGGCGATCGCGCGGCCGCTCAAGCTCTTCACGGGCCGGGCATCGGCCGAGCGCGTGGGCGAGATCCTCACCGAGGTGGGGCTGTCGCCGGACTTCGCTGCACGGCTCCCGAACCAGCTCTCGGGCGGGCAGCGCCAGCGCGTGGGGATCGCCCGGGCGCTGGCCGCGGGTCCGCAGCTCGTGATCGCGGACGAGATCACGACCGCGCTCGACGTGCGCGTGCAGGCCGAGATCCTGGATCTCCTCGCCCGCCTGCAGCGCGACAAGGGCCTCAGCTGCCTCTTCATCAGCCACGACCTCGCGGTCGTCCGCGGCGTCGCGGACCGCGTGGCCGTGATGACCGGCGGGCGGATCGTGGAGATCGGCCCGACCGAGCGCGTGTTCCAGGGGCCGAACCACCCGTACACGCGGCAGCTGCTCGCCGCGACGCTCGAGCCGGGCGCCACCGAGCTGCCGCGGGTGGAGGACGTGACGGCCACCTGGCGCGACGCCGCCGGTGGCGGGTGGAGGGAGCTCGGCGACGGGCACCGGATCCGGGACTGGGAGGACGCACGATGA
- a CDS encoding acetylxylan esterase: MLIEPVDAARAHVSSHVDPDDFDAFWADTLAEAARHDLDVRLAPVETDLALVDVQDVTFAGSGGTDVRAWLRTPAGATGPLPTVVSYVGYGGGRGRAEETLIYAAAGFAHLQMDTRGQGSYWSAGDTADHGEAGPAIPGFMTRGIASPETYYYRRLFTDAVRAVDVARSLDVVDPARIAVQGGSQGGGMALAVAGLRDDVAAVSAYVPFLCDIERATHITDAYPYHEVVDYLKTHRGRGEDVHAVLRYFDGVAFSRRATAPARFSVGLMDATCPPSTVYGAFNSYAGEKEIVEWEYNGHDGGGIDDELGTLAFLRRRMG, encoded by the coding sequence ATGCTCATCGAACCCGTCGACGCCGCCCGCGCGCACGTCAGCAGCCACGTCGACCCGGACGACTTCGACGCGTTCTGGGCCGACACCCTCGCCGAGGCCGCGCGCCACGACCTCGACGTGCGGCTCGCGCCGGTGGAGACCGACCTCGCGCTCGTCGACGTGCAGGACGTGACCTTCGCAGGATCCGGCGGCACCGACGTGCGCGCCTGGCTCCGTACCCCCGCGGGCGCGACCGGCCCGCTGCCCACCGTCGTCTCCTACGTCGGCTACGGCGGCGGTCGTGGACGCGCCGAGGAGACGCTGATCTACGCGGCCGCCGGCTTCGCGCACCTCCAGATGGACACGCGCGGCCAGGGCTCGTACTGGAGCGCCGGCGACACCGCCGACCACGGCGAGGCCGGACCCGCGATCCCCGGCTTCATGACCCGCGGCATCGCGTCCCCTGAGACCTACTACTACCGCCGCCTCTTCACCGACGCCGTGCGCGCGGTCGACGTCGCCCGGTCGCTCGACGTCGTGGATCCCGCGCGCATCGCCGTGCAGGGCGGCAGCCAGGGCGGCGGCATGGCCCTCGCCGTCGCCGGCCTCCGCGACGACGTCGCCGCGGTCTCCGCGTACGTGCCGTTCCTCTGCGACATCGAGCGGGCCACCCACATCACCGACGCGTACCCGTACCACGAGGTCGTCGACTACCTGAAGACGCACCGGGGTCGCGGCGAGGACGTGCACGCGGTGCTGCGGTACTTCGACGGCGTCGCCTTCTCTCGCCGCGCGACCGCGCCCGCACGCTTCTCGGTCGGTCTCATGGACGCGACCTGCCCGCCCTCCACCGTCTACGGCGCCTTCAACTCCTACGCGGGCGAGAAGGAGATCGTCGAGTGGGAGTACAACGGCCACGACGGCGGCGGCATCGACGACGAGCTCGGCACGCTCGCGTTCCTGCGGCGGCGGATGGGCTGA
- a CDS encoding ABC transporter permease — protein MTATPLPTRRGGRLRGWTTPLRASTALSVGLAIISIHVVLAVLAPWIAGHDPVATDSTDVLSGTTWAHWLGTDQYGRDVLSRVLNGGRYALVVTFLATTIAVAVGTVVGCVTAYAEGWLDEVVMRIVDALLSVPSILALLVVVTVFGSGLWVIVLAVTVVYAPAVTRVVRGAARTVITQDYVTAARARGERPLSIVFREILPNVLDVVLVEYAMRASWIVLLISSLSFLGFGANPPTPDWGLMVQENRTALTVVPLGTLAPIVALATLVVGLNLSADGLSKSLGVDRAQRGIA, from the coding sequence ATGACCGCGACGCCCCTGCCCACCCGCCGAGGCGGCCGCCTGCGCGGCTGGACGACACCGCTCCGGGCGTCGACGGCGCTCTCCGTCGGGCTCGCGATCATCTCGATCCACGTCGTGCTCGCGGTGCTCGCGCCGTGGATCGCCGGGCACGACCCCGTCGCGACCGACTCGACCGACGTGCTCTCCGGCACGACGTGGGCGCACTGGCTCGGCACCGACCAGTACGGGCGCGACGTGCTCTCCCGCGTCCTCAACGGCGGCCGGTACGCGCTCGTCGTCACCTTCCTCGCGACCACCATCGCGGTCGCGGTCGGCACGGTCGTCGGCTGCGTCACCGCATACGCGGAGGGCTGGCTCGACGAGGTCGTGATGCGGATCGTGGACGCGCTGCTGAGCGTGCCGTCGATCCTGGCGCTCCTCGTGGTGGTGACGGTCTTCGGATCCGGCCTCTGGGTGATCGTGCTCGCGGTGACCGTCGTCTACGCGCCCGCCGTCACGCGGGTGGTGCGCGGCGCCGCGCGGACCGTGATCACGCAGGACTACGTCACGGCCGCGCGCGCCCGCGGCGAGCGCCCGCTGAGCATCGTGTTCCGCGAGATCCTCCCGAACGTGCTCGACGTCGTGCTCGTGGAGTACGCGATGCGCGCCTCGTGGATCGTGCTGCTGATCTCCTCGCTCTCCTTCCTCGGCTTCGGCGCGAACCCGCCGACGCCCGACTGGGGGCTCATGGTGCAGGAGAACCGCACCGCCCTCACGGTCGTGCCGCTCGGCACGCTCGCCCCGATCGTGGCGCTCGCGACCCTCGTGGTCGGCCTCAACCTCAGCGCCGACGGGCTCAGCAAGTCGCTCGGCGTCGACCGCGCGCAGAGGGGGATCGCATGA
- a CDS encoding CocE/NonD family hydrolase codes for MTDAAHETTANATETGDAVTHRDVWIPMPDGTPLHARVWAPATDEPVPALLEYLPYRLDDWTAPRDSERHPWYAAHGYASIRVDIRGTGSSDGLFVDEYSAQELDDGVAVIEWIAAQDWCTGAVGVFGISWGGFNGLQLAARAPEALKAVVTVCSTDDRFDNDVHYMGGAVLGIDMAAWGATMFAFNSRPPRPEVVGDCWVGRWRERLESNRPMTPTWLAHQERDDYWRHGSVCEDYSSIDAAVLAVGGWADPYRDAVLRLVENLPGPAKGIVGPWSHQYPDRGLAPGPSIGFLQETLRWWDRWLKGVDTGVESDPALRAFLSDSEPPATSYPERTGRWVAAESWPPPESVAAQPVLPLAAFHGPAAAGDAVVVRSPQRTGLDAGRFFPFGNPTDLPPDQRAEDGLSVCFDLLLDEPLDVLGNVLVDLAVTSDLPDANLVVRLCDVAPDGSSTLVTRGALNLNTRIDRARIDPMVPGEEETVRVPLVSTGHAFPAGHRLRLAVSSAYWPWIWPHAREATLVVAPSRSAVTLPVWTRTEDDGVRFEEPERSTPIAIQRIPDDSGLPERSVTHDVATGEWTLDVDPGYGGSRIYPDGLVFTESSRETYRITDGDPTSAVAESRWAIGLEQPTWRARLETTSRVTADADAFRVVNTLRAWARDGGPGAPEVLVADRVFDDLVPRTSA; via the coding sequence ATGACCGACGCCGCGCACGAGACGACCGCGAACGCGACCGAGACCGGCGACGCCGTGACGCATCGCGACGTCTGGATCCCGATGCCCGACGGCACCCCCCTCCACGCCCGCGTCTGGGCTCCCGCGACCGACGAGCCCGTCCCCGCGCTCCTCGAGTACCTGCCCTACCGGCTCGACGACTGGACGGCCCCGCGCGACAGCGAGCGGCACCCCTGGTACGCGGCGCACGGCTACGCGTCCATCCGCGTCGACATCCGCGGCACCGGATCCTCCGACGGCCTGTTCGTCGACGAGTACTCCGCGCAGGAGCTCGACGACGGCGTCGCGGTGATCGAGTGGATCGCCGCGCAGGACTGGTGCACGGGCGCCGTCGGCGTCTTCGGGATCTCGTGGGGCGGCTTCAACGGCCTGCAGCTCGCGGCCCGCGCGCCGGAGGCCCTGAAGGCGGTCGTCACGGTGTGCTCCACCGACGACCGGTTCGACAACGACGTGCACTACATGGGCGGCGCGGTGCTCGGCATCGACATGGCCGCATGGGGCGCGACGATGTTCGCGTTCAACTCGCGGCCCCCGCGGCCCGAGGTCGTGGGCGACTGCTGGGTGGGGCGCTGGCGCGAGCGGCTCGAGTCCAACCGGCCGATGACGCCCACCTGGCTCGCGCACCAGGAACGCGACGACTACTGGCGGCATGGCAGCGTGTGCGAGGACTACTCGTCGATCGACGCGGCGGTGCTCGCGGTCGGCGGCTGGGCGGATCCGTACCGCGACGCCGTGCTGCGCCTCGTGGAGAACCTGCCCGGGCCCGCGAAGGGCATCGTCGGCCCCTGGTCGCACCAGTACCCGGACCGCGGTCTCGCGCCCGGCCCGTCGATCGGCTTCCTGCAGGAGACGCTGCGCTGGTGGGACCGCTGGCTGAAGGGCGTCGACACCGGCGTGGAGTCGGATCCCGCGCTCCGCGCCTTCCTCAGCGACTCCGAGCCGCCCGCCACGAGCTACCCCGAGCGCACCGGGCGCTGGGTCGCCGCGGAGTCGTGGCCGCCGCCCGAGTCCGTCGCCGCGCAGCCCGTGCTGCCGCTCGCCGCGTTCCACGGGCCGGCCGCCGCGGGCGACGCCGTCGTGGTCCGCTCGCCCCAGCGCACCGGGCTCGACGCGGGCCGCTTCTTCCCGTTCGGCAACCCGACCGACCTGCCACCGGACCAGCGCGCGGAGGACGGCCTCTCCGTCTGCTTCGACCTACTGCTCGACGAGCCGCTCGACGTGCTCGGCAACGTGCTCGTCGACCTCGCGGTCACGAGCGACCTGCCGGACGCGAACCTCGTGGTGCGGCTCTGCGACGTCGCGCCCGACGGGTCGTCCACCCTCGTGACGCGCGGCGCGCTCAACCTGAACACGCGGATCGACCGCGCCCGGATCGACCCGATGGTGCCGGGCGAGGAGGAGACCGTGCGCGTGCCGCTCGTCTCCACGGGCCACGCGTTCCCGGCCGGGCACCGGCTGCGCCTCGCGGTGTCGTCGGCGTACTGGCCGTGGATCTGGCCGCACGCCCGCGAGGCGACGCTCGTCGTCGCGCCCTCCCGTAGCGCCGTGACCCTGCCCGTCTGGACGCGCACCGAGGACGACGGCGTGCGCTTCGAGGAGCCCGAGCGGTCGACGCCCATCGCGATCCAGCGGATCCCCGACGACTCCGGCCTGCCCGAGCGCAGCGTCACCCACGACGTCGCGACCGGCGAGTGGACCCTCGACGTCGACCCCGGCTACGGCGGATCCCGGATCTACCCCGACGGCCTGGTCTTCACCGAGTCGAGCCGCGAGACGTACCGGATCACCGACGGCGACCCGACGTCGGCCGTCGCCGAGTCGCGCTGGGCGATCGGCCTCGAGCAGCCGACCTGGCGCGCGCGCCTCGAGACCACCTCGCGCGTGACCGCCGACGCCGACGCCTTCCGCGTCGTCAACACGCTCCGGGCGTGGGCGCGCGACGGCGGCCCTGGCGCGCCCGAGGTGCTCGTCGCCGATCGCGTGTTCGACGACCTCGTGCCGCGGACCTCCGCGTGA
- a CDS encoding TetR/AcrR family transcriptional regulator encodes MSAGTGTTATAGTTATATAARRGGKREKPEVRRAMIVEAARAVILRQGLTATGLRDIAAEGGVSVGTVTYHFASVAEILDEVVVLETDRFYASIVEEVDADPDPVHGIRLLVEPLFTGAEEAEAHWRLWSDYWTAVARQPGLSADRLERIRVWEACLVRTIRRGVEGGAFRTVDAPEVALKLAAYSDGIATQLSQKAPGLDHARALEWIWTFLDAELADPAEGTPLFR; translated from the coding sequence GTGAGCGCGGGGACGGGCACGACCGCGACCGCGGGCACGACGGCGACCGCGACCGCCGCCCGCCGCGGCGGCAAGCGCGAGAAGCCCGAGGTGCGGCGCGCGATGATCGTCGAGGCGGCGCGCGCGGTGATCCTCCGCCAGGGCCTCACCGCCACCGGCCTCCGCGACATCGCGGCCGAGGGCGGCGTCTCCGTCGGCACCGTGACGTACCACTTCGCGAGCGTGGCGGAGATCCTCGACGAGGTCGTCGTGCTCGAGACCGACCGGTTCTACGCGTCGATCGTCGAGGAGGTGGACGCGGATCCGGATCCCGTCCACGGCATCCGCCTGCTGGTCGAGCCGCTCTTCACAGGCGCCGAGGAGGCCGAGGCGCACTGGCGCCTCTGGTCGGACTACTGGACCGCCGTCGCCCGCCAGCCCGGGCTGTCCGCCGACCGCCTGGAGCGCATCCGCGTGTGGGAGGCATGCCTCGTCCGCACCATCCGCCGCGGCGTCGAGGGCGGCGCGTTCCGGACGGTGGACGCGCCCGAGGTCGCGCTCAAGCTCGCGGCCTACAGCGACGGGATCGCGACGCAGCTGTCCCAGAAGGCGCCGGGCCTCGACCACGCACGGGCGCTCGAGTGGATCTGGACCTTCCTCGACGCCGAGCTCGCCGATCCCGCCGAGGGGACGCCGCTCTTCCGCTGA
- a CDS encoding FAD-dependent oxidoreductase encodes MAGSTGRGRASHHVVIGAGLAGAATAWQLASRGHEVTVLERDRPASMLGSSHGSARILRYAYDDPFYVRLMRDARVLWDRLERTTGSRLVTPTGSVDSGLVRRPAELARVLERVGIEHELMTAREAEGRWPEMSFDSDVLFHPAAGVVDAETAVRTMLDLAVVHGAVVHEGWEAVSVERVGAGFAVRSVDGRRVEGDSVIVGAGAWLPELLGGALPLPRAALDRIPPLRVRQEQVFHFPYRQGAYMDGPPARSVPTSIHMDERMQVYALPGGRDADHRGHKVAEFDGGRVIPSAAHQDGVVDPVNRARVVDWVRRNLPGVEPVPYAEATCLFTSTPTEDFVIDRVEGITIVSPCSGHGAKFAPLIGSLAADAATGERVGPRFALAP; translated from the coding sequence ATGGCGGGATCCACCGGGCGCGGGCGCGCATCGCACCATGTCGTCATCGGCGCGGGGCTCGCGGGGGCGGCCACCGCCTGGCAGCTCGCGAGCCGCGGGCACGAGGTCACGGTGCTGGAGCGCGACCGGCCGGCGAGCATGCTCGGCAGCTCTCACGGATCCGCGCGCATCCTCCGCTACGCCTACGACGACCCCTTCTACGTGCGCCTGATGCGCGACGCCCGCGTGCTCTGGGACCGGCTCGAGCGCACCACGGGCTCGCGGCTCGTGACCCCGACCGGATCCGTCGACTCCGGCCTCGTGCGCCGCCCCGCCGAGCTCGCGCGGGTGCTCGAGCGCGTCGGCATCGAGCACGAGCTGATGACCGCGCGCGAGGCCGAGGGGCGCTGGCCCGAGATGTCCTTCGACTCCGACGTGCTGTTCCACCCGGCCGCGGGCGTCGTCGACGCCGAGACCGCGGTGCGCACGATGCTCGACCTCGCCGTCGTGCACGGCGCCGTCGTGCACGAGGGGTGGGAGGCCGTGTCCGTCGAGCGGGTCGGCGCGGGCTTCGCCGTGAGATCCGTCGACGGCCGCCGGGTCGAGGGCGACAGCGTGATCGTGGGCGCCGGGGCGTGGCTGCCCGAGCTGCTCGGCGGCGCGCTGCCTCTGCCGCGCGCCGCGCTCGACCGCATCCCACCGCTGCGCGTGCGGCAGGAGCAGGTGTTCCACTTCCCGTACCGGCAGGGTGCGTACATGGACGGCCCGCCCGCCCGGTCCGTGCCGACCTCCATCCACATGGACGAGCGCATGCAGGTCTACGCGCTGCCCGGCGGCCGCGACGCCGACCACCGCGGCCACAAGGTCGCGGAGTTCGACGGCGGGCGCGTGATCCCGTCGGCCGCGCACCAGGACGGCGTCGTGGATCCGGTCAACCGCGCCCGCGTCGTCGACTGGGTGCGCCGCAACCTGCCGGGCGTCGAGCCCGTGCCGTACGCGGAGGCGACGTGCCTCTTCACGAGCACGCCCACGGAGGACTTCGTGATCGACCGGGTCGAGGGGATCACGATCGTCTCGCCCTGCTCCGGCCACGGCGCCAAGTTCGCGCCGCTCATCGGCAGCCTCGCGGCGGATGCGGCGACCGGCGAGCGCGTCGGGCCCCGGTTCGCGCTCGCGCCCTGA
- a CDS encoding ABC transporter permease: MNASAQVARRLGTAILTIVLASLFVFLAIQLLPGDVAQQLLGQDATPEAVATLRESLGLDRNVWLRYGDWLLGAARGDFGTSLVSGDPVAPALVVAFRNSMLIAVPAMLVGVTLSLVLGVVAGVRRGRASDSVISIVSLVVMSVPEFMVATVLVLLFAITIPVFPAVVLRGSDATVAELLPSVALPVIVLTLAMAAYIVRTMRSSTIDVMASEFVTTAELKGLTTRQVVWRHAVPSALLPTLNVVALNVAWLLGGVVVVENVFNYPGMGKLMLESVFTRDLPTIQAIALLSAAVYVVCNLAADLIALALDPRLRTRQSARRTRPARSAARPSPRRKARA, translated from the coding sequence ATGAACGCCTCCGCGCAGGTCGCCCGCCGCCTCGGCACCGCGATCCTCACGATCGTGCTCGCGTCGCTGTTCGTGTTCCTCGCGATCCAGCTGCTGCCCGGCGACGTGGCCCAGCAGCTCCTCGGCCAGGACGCGACGCCCGAGGCCGTCGCGACCCTTCGCGAGTCGCTCGGCCTCGACCGCAACGTGTGGCTGCGGTACGGCGACTGGCTGCTCGGCGCCGCGCGCGGCGACTTCGGCACCTCGCTCGTGAGCGGGGATCCGGTCGCGCCGGCCCTCGTCGTCGCCTTCCGCAACAGCATGCTCATCGCGGTGCCGGCGATGCTCGTCGGCGTGACGCTGTCGCTCGTGCTCGGCGTCGTCGCTGGAGTGCGCCGGGGCCGTGCGAGCGACTCGGTCATCAGCATCGTGAGCCTCGTCGTGATGAGCGTGCCCGAGTTCATGGTCGCCACCGTGCTCGTGCTGCTGTTCGCCATCACGATCCCCGTGTTCCCCGCCGTGGTGCTCCGTGGGAGCGACGCGACGGTCGCCGAGCTGCTGCCCTCGGTGGCGCTGCCGGTGATCGTGCTGACGCTCGCCATGGCCGCCTACATCGTGCGCACCATGCGCTCCTCGACCATCGACGTGATGGCCTCGGAGTTCGTCACCACGGCCGAGCTCAAGGGCCTCACGACCCGGCAGGTGGTGTGGCGGCACGCGGTGCCGAGCGCGCTGCTGCCGACGCTCAACGTCGTCGCGCTCAACGTCGCCTGGCTGCTCGGCGGCGTGGTCGTGGTCGAGAACGTCTTCAACTACCCGGGCATGGGCAAGCTCATGCTCGAGTCGGTCTTCACGCGCGACCTGCCGACGATCCAGGCCATCGCGCTGCTGAGCGCCGCCGTCTACGTGGTCTGCAACCTGGCGGCCGACCTCATCGCCCTCGCGCTGGATCCGCGGCTCCGCACGAGGCAGAGCGCGCGCCGCACCCGGCCCGCCCGCTCCGCCGCCCGACCCAGCCCTCGACGGAAGGCCCGCGCATGA
- a CDS encoding ABC transporter substrate-binding protein — protein MPSIVTTRTAFADASSRTIRIADRAARPDRPGTPSRRAILAGTAGIAGLGLLALTGCATGASSTTIPEAAATGTPVQGGRLRVARPAASAAETLDSASSLSAYEYLGALYNRLVKLDEQGETIPDLAEEWSASADGITWTFRLRRDVRFHDGTRFTAADAIASIQHVIDPATASPQGGVLGDMLDPGSMSAPDAHTLVFQLKTPNAEFPSLLTAYQCYIVPADAIATIGSTGIGTGPFRLSSFHPAGSGSVEAFDDHFAGRPVLDGIDFSSIQDTTARVNALLAGQIDLISQTNLDFATARVVSASSRATVARVENAQWYTIPMLATSAEFQDPLVRQAMKLAYDPEQILATALQGTGTAGWDNPVPPSLAAFVDVDRAYDPDQAKALLAKAGVPGLKTTIHTSSYESVFTPMAVAYRDQVKAAGIDLTVTNASSDSYYTEIWMQKPLMVSYWFTGRPIDQLLNQIFRTGSSYNESAWSNPTFDALLDDARATMDDAKRLTLYQDAQRIVVEDSADMTPMFGDRLVGISRDVVNYREFGFEFDHLTIGFRR, from the coding sequence ATGCCATCGATCGTCACCACCCGCACCGCATTCGCGGACGCGAGCTCGCGCACCATCCGCATCGCCGACCGTGCAGCGCGACCCGACCGGCCGGGCACGCCGAGCCGTCGCGCCATCCTCGCGGGCACCGCCGGGATCGCCGGCCTCGGCCTGCTCGCCCTCACCGGGTGCGCCACCGGCGCGAGCAGCACGACCATCCCCGAGGCCGCCGCGACCGGCACGCCCGTGCAGGGCGGCCGCCTCCGCGTCGCGCGCCCGGCCGCATCCGCCGCCGAGACCCTCGACTCCGCCAGCTCGCTCTCCGCGTACGAGTACCTCGGTGCCCTCTACAACCGGCTCGTCAAGCTCGACGAGCAGGGCGAGACGATCCCGGACCTCGCCGAGGAGTGGTCCGCATCCGCTGACGGCATCACCTGGACCTTCCGCCTGCGCCGCGACGTGCGCTTCCACGACGGCACGCGCTTCACGGCCGCCGACGCGATCGCCTCCATCCAGCACGTCATCGATCCCGCGACGGCCTCCCCGCAGGGCGGCGTGCTCGGCGACATGCTCGATCCGGGCAGCATGTCGGCGCCGGATGCGCACACCCTCGTCTTCCAGCTGAAGACCCCCAACGCGGAGTTCCCGTCGCTGCTCACGGCCTACCAGTGCTACATCGTGCCGGCCGACGCGATCGCGACCATCGGCAGCACGGGCATCGGCACGGGGCCGTTCCGCCTCTCGTCCTTCCACCCCGCGGGATCCGGCAGCGTCGAGGCCTTCGACGACCACTTCGCCGGCCGGCCGGTGCTCGACGGCATCGACTTCTCCTCCATCCAGGACACTACGGCCCGCGTGAACGCGCTGCTCGCCGGGCAGATCGACCTCATCTCGCAGACCAACCTCGACTTCGCGACCGCGCGCGTCGTCTCCGCGTCGAGCCGCGCCACGGTCGCGCGCGTCGAGAACGCGCAGTGGTACACGATCCCGATGCTCGCCACGAGCGCCGAGTTCCAGGATCCGCTCGTGCGCCAGGCCATGAAGCTCGCGTACGACCCCGAGCAGATCCTCGCGACCGCGCTGCAGGGCACGGGCACGGCCGGCTGGGACAACCCGGTGCCGCCGTCGCTCGCCGCGTTCGTCGACGTCGACCGCGCCTACGACCCCGACCAGGCCAAGGCGCTCCTCGCGAAGGCGGGCGTGCCGGGGCTCAAGACGACGATCCACACCTCCAGCTACGAGTCGGTGTTCACGCCCATGGCGGTCGCCTACCGCGACCAGGTGAAGGCCGCGGGCATCGACCTCACGGTCACGAACGCGTCCTCCGACTCCTATTACACGGAGATCTGGATGCAGAAGCCGCTCATGGTGAGCTACTGGTTCACCGGCCGGCCCATCGACCAGCTGCTCAACCAGATCTTCCGCACCGGCTCCTCCTACAACGAGAGCGCGTGGTCGAACCCGACCTTCGACGCGCTCCTCGACGACGCCCGCGCCACGATGGACGACGCGAAGCGGCTGACGCTCTACCAGGACGCCCAGCGGATCGTCGTGGAGGACAGCGCGGACATGACGCCCATGTTCGGCGACCGGCTCGTGGGCATCTCCCGCGACGTCGTGAACTACCGCGAGTTCGGCTTCGAGTTCGACCACCTCACGATCGGATTCCGTCGATGA